A window of Christiangramia forsetii KT0803 contains these coding sequences:
- a CDS encoding TldD/PmbA family protein yields MAIYTKEEARKLMEKALSFSTADSCEINMGGSESGNIRYARNTVTTAGHQSNQTLAVTSSFGKKSGTATIDEFDDASLEKVIKRAEELAKLSPENPEFMEPLGPQTYQDSKGFIEGTANIQPAYRAKVAASSIEPASAKDVTAAGFLEDSAGFSAKMNSKGLFAYNQSTNVDFTVTMRTNDGTGSGWVTRDYNDISKFNPEEAAKVAIDKAVMSREAKAIEPGKYTVILEPAASVDLLGNMAGSFNARTADEGRSFMSKDGGTKMGEKIVDERVNIWSDPQHPDVPTSTWNGDGLPLKKMNWIENGVVKNLAYSRYWAKEKGVEPVPFPSNFIMAGGDASREELIKSTKKGILVTRLWYIRGVDPQTLLYTGLTRDGTFYIENGEIKYPVKNFRFNESPIIMLNNLEELGEQVRIDGNLIPYMKIRDFTFTSLSDAV; encoded by the coding sequence ATGGCAATATATACAAAAGAAGAAGCAAGAAAATTGATGGAAAAAGCCCTGAGCTTTTCTACAGCAGATTCTTGTGAAATCAATATGGGTGGCAGCGAGAGCGGTAATATTCGCTACGCCAGAAATACGGTAACTACGGCGGGGCATCAATCTAACCAGACCCTGGCAGTAACTTCCAGTTTTGGTAAAAAATCTGGAACTGCAACGATCGATGAATTTGACGATGCATCACTGGAAAAAGTGATAAAAAGAGCGGAAGAACTTGCGAAATTATCACCGGAAAACCCTGAATTTATGGAGCCTCTTGGCCCCCAGACTTATCAGGATTCAAAAGGTTTTATTGAAGGCACTGCCAATATTCAACCGGCATATCGTGCCAAGGTTGCAGCGAGTAGTATAGAACCAGCTTCGGCGAAAGATGTTACCGCAGCAGGGTTTTTGGAAGATTCAGCAGGTTTTAGTGCAAAAATGAATTCCAAGGGATTATTTGCCTACAACCAGTCTACGAATGTAGATTTTACAGTAACCATGCGTACTAATGATGGTACGGGTTCTGGCTGGGTAACCAGGGATTATAATGATATTTCAAAATTTAATCCTGAAGAAGCGGCTAAAGTGGCTATTGATAAAGCCGTGATGTCACGCGAAGCAAAAGCTATTGAACCAGGAAAATATACTGTTATTCTGGAGCCCGCGGCTTCGGTAGATCTGTTGGGAAACATGGCAGGATCATTCAACGCGCGTACTGCAGATGAGGGACGTAGTTTTATGTCTAAAGATGGCGGCACTAAAATGGGAGAAAAGATCGTGGATGAGCGTGTAAATATTTGGTCTGATCCACAACATCCAGACGTTCCTACTTCTACCTGGAATGGCGATGGTTTGCCTTTAAAGAAAATGAATTGGATTGAAAACGGAGTCGTTAAAAACCTTGCTTATAGCCGTTACTGGGCGAAGGAAAAGGGAGTAGAGCCGGTACCATTCCCCAGCAATTTCATTATGGCTGGTGGTGATGCTTCCCGGGAAGAACTTATAAAGAGCACTAAAAAGGGAATTCTGGTGACCAGGCTTTGGTATATAAGAGGGGTAGATCCGCAAACGCTACTCTATACAGGATTAACAAGGGATGGAACATTTTATATCGAAAACGGGGAGATAAAATATCCCGTTAAAAACTTCAGATTCAATGAAAGTCCAATAATTATGCTCAACAACCTGGAAGAACTGGGTGAGCAGGTTCGTATTGACGGAAATCTTATTCCGTATATGAAAATTAGAGACTTTACATTTACCAGCTTGTCTGATGCTGTTTAG
- a CDS encoding DUF4159 domain-containing protein, with translation MSNEFFFTRLQYESGDWDVDQRMPSNLLNSLVEYTTLRIDKQENIVPLGSDEIFGCPFCYISGHKLVQFTKKEKENFKKYVDNGGFVFADDCNHDIDGLFAKSFERQMEEIFGFSALKKLPNDHELYSIFFEFEDGPPTTSQELNGWGDDLVHDYLKAIEVNGRIGVLYSNKDYGCEWDYDFRNKRWYKIDNTRFGVNIVMYALTS, from the coding sequence GTGAGTAATGAGTTTTTCTTTACCAGGCTGCAGTACGAGTCGGGAGATTGGGATGTAGACCAGCGTATGCCTTCTAATTTACTGAATTCTCTTGTAGAGTATACCACGCTAAGAATTGATAAACAGGAAAATATTGTCCCGTTAGGGAGTGACGAAATATTCGGTTGCCCTTTTTGTTATATCTCTGGTCATAAGCTGGTTCAGTTTACCAAAAAAGAGAAAGAAAATTTCAAGAAATATGTAGACAATGGAGGCTTTGTGTTTGCAGATGACTGTAACCATGATATAGACGGTTTGTTTGCGAAATCTTTTGAACGCCAAATGGAAGAAATTTTTGGTTTTTCAGCATTAAAAAAGCTTCCGAATGATCACGAATTGTATTCTATATTTTTTGAATTTGAAGATGGCCCTCCTACAACCTCACAGGAGCTTAATGGCTGGGGTGATGATCTGGTACATGATTATTTAAAAGCTATAGAAGTGAATGGAAGGATTGGGGTTTTGTATAGCAATAAAGATTATGGTTGTGAGTGGGATTACGATTTCAGAAACAAACGCTGGTATAAAATAGATAACACACGTTTTGGGGTGAACATCGTTATGTATGCGTTGACCTCATAA
- a CDS encoding DUF58 domain-containing protein translates to MKTEYKQLLKPEIVNSVSGLSLIARVIVDGYLHGQNHSRRVGAGMEFSQYRGYEPGDDLRRLDWKVLARSGRYYIKQSEIETNIAVKFIVDASKSMLHKEDGISKSEYVKVVIASLAHLCQNQGDAVGLFALNNQNVRSVFPKMQKQHFNRFLLELINIKNEGKWPDNPGIIENIHNRGEKELIILISDMYESSTEITNLIKSLKTSRNEIVLFQITGKREMDFDYKGTVTFEDLETGQRIKIDAEKAKQDYLNAFKEKINTVKDDLLANDISYQLFRMDENIGQLLQIFLKNRNRLV, encoded by the coding sequence GTGAAAACCGAATATAAACAATTATTAAAACCTGAAATTGTAAATAGCGTTTCTGGATTGTCGCTTATTGCCAGGGTGATTGTAGATGGATATTTACATGGGCAGAATCACAGCAGGCGGGTAGGAGCAGGAATGGAATTCAGTCAATACCGGGGATATGAGCCTGGTGATGATTTAAGGCGCTTAGACTGGAAAGTACTGGCCCGTTCCGGAAGGTATTACATCAAACAATCTGAGATTGAAACCAATATTGCGGTAAAATTTATAGTAGACGCCAGTAAATCGATGTTGCATAAAGAGGACGGAATTTCTAAATCGGAATATGTAAAGGTTGTAATAGCTTCTTTAGCTCATCTCTGCCAGAACCAGGGTGATGCAGTAGGTTTGTTTGCACTGAATAATCAAAATGTGAGGAGTGTTTTTCCCAAAATGCAAAAGCAACATTTTAATCGATTTTTACTGGAACTTATCAATATTAAGAATGAAGGTAAATGGCCGGATAATCCTGGAATCATTGAAAACATTCATAATAGGGGGGAGAAGGAACTCATCATTCTTATTTCTGACATGTACGAAAGTAGTACTGAAATAACCAATTTGATAAAAAGCCTGAAAACTTCCCGAAATGAAATAGTTTTATTTCAAATTACCGGGAAAAGAGAAATGGATTTTGATTACAAAGGCACAGTTACTTTTGAAGATCTGGAAACCGGACAACGTATTAAAATAGATGCCGAAAAAGCGAAACAGGATTATCTAAATGCTTTCAAAGAAAAGATTAATACCGTTAAAGACGATTTATTAGCCAACGATATTAGCTACCAGCTTTTCAGGATGGATGAAAATATAGGGCAATTGTTACAAATATTTTTAAAGAACAGGAATAGGTTAGTGTAA
- a CDS encoding TldD/PmbA family protein encodes MERRKFVQLAGLGAGALMLPMQFMGRDIPAEALLEPGMDVAIKKKMADVALNTAKSLGATYADARIGRYLNQYVFTREDKVQNVVNTESFGIGIRVIANGTWGFASTNEVTEDGIKKATDQAVAIAKANSMIQKDPVKLAPVESYGEVSWKTPVKKDFKEVPVSEKVDLLLDANAAAMSNGADFVNSALFMVNEQKYFASTEGSYIDQDIHRIWPTFGVTAIDRAAGKFKSRDAMSAPMGMGYEYMDGLESEKLEGPAGLKLYRNSYDIVEDATMAAKQAKERLTAKSVEPGKYDLVLEPNHLGLTIHESVGHPLELDRVLGYEANYAGTSFATLDKWKSGDFKYGSDIVNLVADKVQPNSLGAVGYDDEGVKTKEWDLVRNGVLTNYQAIRDQVHMIDQNESHGCCYAQSWNDVQFQRMPNVSLEPGKEKYSIDDMIKNVEKGIYIAGRGSYSIDQQRYNFQFGGTVFYEIKDGKIVGMLDDVAYQSNTQEFWNSCVKICDKDDYRMFGSFFDGKGQPSQVSAVSHGSSTARFNGVNVINTGRTV; translated from the coding sequence ATGGAAAGAAGAAAATTTGTTCAATTAGCCGGTCTGGGAGCGGGGGCTTTAATGCTCCCAATGCAATTTATGGGAAGAGATATTCCTGCAGAAGCACTCCTGGAGCCCGGTATGGACGTGGCAATAAAAAAGAAAATGGCAGATGTAGCGCTAAATACAGCTAAATCTTTAGGTGCTACATATGCCGATGCCAGAATTGGCAGGTATCTTAATCAATATGTGTTTACCCGTGAAGATAAAGTCCAAAATGTAGTAAATACAGAATCATTTGGGATTGGTATTCGCGTGATTGCGAACGGTACCTGGGGATTTGCTTCTACTAATGAGGTGACCGAAGACGGAATCAAAAAAGCAACCGATCAGGCCGTGGCTATCGCCAAGGCTAATTCTATGATCCAGAAAGATCCGGTAAAATTGGCTCCGGTAGAATCGTATGGTGAAGTTTCATGGAAAACGCCGGTTAAAAAGGATTTTAAAGAAGTTCCTGTTTCAGAAAAAGTAGATCTTCTTCTGGATGCGAATGCTGCAGCTATGAGCAACGGGGCAGATTTTGTGAATTCTGCTTTATTTATGGTGAATGAGCAGAAATACTTTGCTTCCACAGAAGGTTCTTATATAGATCAGGATATTCATCGCATCTGGCCAACTTTTGGTGTTACGGCTATAGATCGTGCTGCCGGTAAATTTAAATCTAGAGACGCAATGAGTGCGCCAATGGGTATGGGCTACGAATATATGGACGGGCTGGAATCTGAAAAACTGGAAGGACCAGCAGGTCTCAAGTTATACAGAAATAGCTATGACATAGTAGAAGATGCCACAATGGCTGCCAAGCAGGCGAAAGAAAGGCTGACCGCAAAATCTGTAGAACCGGGAAAATATGATTTGGTATTAGAGCCAAACCATTTAGGTTTAACTATTCATGAATCTGTTGGACATCCATTAGAATTAGACAGAGTACTTGGATACGAAGCGAATTATGCCGGAACCAGTTTTGCTACTTTAGATAAGTGGAAATCTGGTGATTTTAAATATGGTAGTGATATCGTGAATTTAGTAGCCGATAAGGTTCAGCCGAACTCACTTGGTGCTGTGGGATATGATGATGAAGGAGTTAAAACCAAAGAATGGGATTTGGTGCGTAATGGTGTATTGACCAATTATCAGGCAATCCGTGATCAGGTACATATGATAGATCAAAATGAATCCCATGGTTGTTGTTATGCACAAAGTTGGAACGATGTACAGTTCCAGCGTATGCCAAATGTTTCCCTGGAGCCGGGCAAAGAAAAATATTCCATAGACGACATGATCAAGAATGTTGAAAAAGGAATCTATATAGCCGGAAGGGGATCCTATTCCATAGATCAGCAGCGTTATAACTTTCAATTTGGGGGTACCGTTTTTTACGAAATAAAGGATGGTAAAATCGTTGGGATGTTAGATGATGTAGCCTACCAGTCTAATACCCAGGAGTTCTGGAATTCCTGTGTGAAGATATGTGACAAAGATGATTATCGCATGTTCGGTTCCTTCTTTGATGGGAAAGGTCAGCCTTCTCAGGTAAGTGCGGTTTCCCATGGTAGTTCTACTGCCAGGTTTAATGGGGTGAATGTGATTAATACCGGTAGAACGGTGTAG
- a CDS encoding BatA domain-containing protein, whose amino-acid sequence MVFLNPTYLWALLGLAVPILIHLWGKKEGATIKIGSIQFLKESDPKKTSSININEWWLLLLRMLIIGVLACILANPVISNDKTTKKVTYLIEPSIVLDSKFENLVDSLRLDHDLKVLQNGFPDLDIDKLKSGETIAPDYWQLAKKMEKLSADSIVVFTRAMVAGIQGKRPEINKKINWILLNAENSKVVPVEAKRKGNDIQLLSMLSDEKHLKFEKETVSINDPKLELNNQGDSLKIRETNKLHQLALQEDRELGVKLFFSDSLAKEARYISSAFSAISNYLDIDIQLTKTRNRDSLNILEQNLVVWLSNQSMPETSGTALIYQPDSLANTIVEPGPNKNTFYLTRPLNAENIVEEHLAEKLIGLLDLHEVDEKIEKNDTRVMDRATFLPVENSKNKPKNQPVAASISKWFWLVLVLLLIMERALAAYRKQ is encoded by the coding sequence ATGGTTTTTCTGAATCCCACATATTTATGGGCTCTTCTGGGGCTTGCCGTTCCCATTCTAATTCATTTATGGGGTAAAAAAGAGGGTGCCACCATTAAGATTGGGAGTATTCAGTTTCTTAAGGAATCAGATCCAAAAAAAACAAGTTCCATCAACATTAATGAATGGTGGTTATTATTGCTCAGGATGCTTATAATTGGAGTCCTGGCCTGTATTCTTGCTAATCCAGTTATTTCAAATGATAAAACCACAAAAAAGGTCACATATCTTATAGAACCATCGATTGTTCTGGATTCAAAGTTTGAAAACCTGGTAGATTCTTTAAGATTAGACCATGATTTAAAAGTACTTCAAAATGGCTTTCCAGACCTGGATATAGATAAACTGAAATCTGGAGAAACTATTGCTCCAGATTATTGGCAGCTGGCAAAAAAGATGGAAAAACTATCTGCAGATAGTATTGTAGTGTTTACCCGAGCTATGGTTGCTGGAATTCAGGGGAAACGCCCGGAAATCAATAAAAAGATCAATTGGATACTTTTGAATGCTGAAAATTCCAAAGTCGTACCTGTGGAGGCTAAAAGAAAAGGAAATGATATTCAGCTACTTTCAATGTTGAGTGATGAAAAACATCTAAAGTTTGAAAAAGAAACTGTATCTATCAATGACCCTAAACTTGAACTTAATAATCAGGGCGATAGTTTAAAAATTAGGGAGACTAACAAGCTTCATCAATTAGCCTTGCAGGAGGATAGAGAATTAGGAGTGAAATTATTCTTTTCAGATAGTCTGGCAAAGGAAGCACGTTATATCTCGAGTGCTTTTTCAGCAATTTCAAACTATTTGGATATTGATATTCAACTCACTAAAACCAGAAATAGGGATAGCCTGAATATTCTGGAACAAAATCTCGTCGTATGGCTAAGCAACCAATCGATGCCGGAAACCTCTGGGACTGCACTGATTTACCAGCCAGACAGCCTGGCGAATACTATTGTTGAACCCGGACCCAATAAAAATACATTTTATCTCACCCGTCCCTTGAATGCTGAAAATATTGTAGAAGAACATCTGGCAGAAAAACTGATCGGTTTGCTTGATCTTCATGAAGTAGATGAAAAGATTGAAAAAAATGATACTCGGGTAATGGATAGGGCAACTTTTCTACCCGTAGAGAATTCAAAAAATAAACCAAAAAACCAACCAGTTGCAGCTTCTATTTCCAAATGGTTCTGGCTGGTACTGGTTTTATTATTAATAATGGAGCGGGCTTTGGCCGCTTATAGAAAACAGTGA
- a CDS encoding tryptophan-rich sensory protein — MALGPAILMFFILNNLLWATLAFSGIVGLLAIIYQPWKIDLKSVSNSIDHQLTSMENSSGLLLVSTENLSGIARLQQKKVSRKLQDHRNEIKPGVKFGKTVIFFFTCAGIGFILYQFHWFDTAENLNSSDEQEEIISFKPIDSVAGKTTPPKLVKQELIVSYPSYTNISSFTASNMNVKAVEGTRLTWKLQFDSAPDSVFMESMGNQYPMNFSNETYTRSSTVTGSGFYNFRFTDEQNASYTSDLFAIEAFEDQSPVIVINDLKQFETYKVDESKDISFETLLTDDFGLGEAYIIATVSKGSGESVKFREEKLSFKESISIGKKRQRLSKTMNLDALKMEAGDELYFYVETLDLKRPTPNKARSETYFAVIQDTATTSFAVEGSMGADLMPEYFRSQRQLIIDTEKLIEERSKLSKEAFNTESNNLGFDQKALRIKYGQFMGDETEGMEAQNTGEGTEHESHDDPLAEYSHDHDGNNEHNLVEVKENHEEEDAKNPLSEYVHNHSDPEESTLFSNSLKSKLRQALNIMWDAELYLRMYEPEKSLAYQYKALALIQEIKNSARIYVHRIGFDPPPIKDDVRLSGDLEEVSSFRKKENLEEQDASNSMRLAIGRLEDLKNNPQTISEEDKKLFENAGDELAVIAINQPGNYLDILQQLKSLTGNLEISEKTLTTVQHGLLKAVGELKPSPAKNIKFSGQLNNMVLEELAKNDE; from the coding sequence ATGGCTTTGGGGCCTGCTATATTGATGTTTTTTATCCTGAACAATCTGTTGTGGGCTACTCTGGCTTTTTCAGGAATTGTCGGTTTGCTGGCTATTATTTATCAACCCTGGAAAATAGATCTAAAGAGCGTGAGCAATTCCATAGATCATCAACTGACGAGCATGGAGAACAGCTCCGGGTTGTTATTAGTGTCCACCGAAAATCTTTCTGGTATTGCCAGACTTCAGCAGAAAAAAGTCAGCAGGAAATTACAAGACCATAGAAATGAAATTAAGCCCGGAGTTAAGTTTGGGAAGACAGTAATATTCTTTTTTACCTGTGCAGGGATTGGATTTATTCTTTATCAATTTCATTGGTTTGATACAGCAGAAAATTTAAATTCTTCAGATGAGCAGGAAGAAATTATAAGTTTTAAGCCTATAGATTCAGTAGCCGGTAAAACCACCCCGCCTAAGCTGGTAAAACAGGAACTCATTGTTAGCTATCCTTCGTATACCAATATTTCTTCTTTTACCGCTTCAAATATGAATGTAAAAGCTGTGGAAGGTACCCGGTTGACCTGGAAATTACAATTTGATAGCGCCCCGGATAGTGTTTTTATGGAAAGTATGGGGAATCAATATCCCATGAATTTCAGTAACGAGACCTATACCAGAAGTTCCACCGTAACAGGCTCCGGATTTTACAATTTTCGATTTACAGATGAGCAGAATGCTTCCTATACTTCAGATCTATTTGCCATTGAGGCTTTTGAAGATCAAAGTCCAGTTATCGTAATTAATGACTTAAAACAGTTTGAGACCTACAAAGTGGATGAGAGCAAAGATATTTCCTTTGAAACCTTGCTTACAGATGATTTTGGTTTAGGGGAAGCTTATATAATTGCAACGGTTAGCAAAGGCAGCGGTGAGTCGGTAAAGTTCAGGGAAGAAAAATTAAGTTTTAAGGAATCTATAAGTATTGGAAAAAAACGTCAACGTTTATCCAAAACCATGAATTTGGATGCACTAAAAATGGAAGCAGGTGATGAACTATATTTTTATGTTGAAACCCTGGACCTTAAACGACCTACACCAAATAAAGCCAGGAGTGAAACCTATTTCGCAGTAATTCAGGATACGGCTACGACTAGTTTTGCCGTGGAAGGGAGCATGGGTGCAGATCTTATGCCGGAATATTTCAGAAGTCAGCGCCAGCTCATTATCGATACTGAAAAGTTAATTGAAGAACGATCAAAACTATCGAAAGAAGCCTTCAATACCGAAAGCAATAATCTGGGATTCGATCAAAAAGCCTTACGCATCAAATACGGCCAGTTTATGGGTGACGAGACAGAAGGAATGGAGGCGCAGAATACTGGTGAAGGAACAGAACATGAGTCTCATGATGATCCTTTAGCAGAATATAGCCATGATCACGATGGAAATAACGAACATAATCTTGTGGAAGTTAAAGAGAACCACGAGGAAGAGGATGCAAAGAATCCATTAAGCGAATACGTTCATAATCACAGCGATCCGGAAGAATCCACACTTTTCAGCAATTCTCTGAAAAGTAAATTACGGCAGGCTTTGAATATCATGTGGGATGCAGAATTGTACCTTCGTATGTACGAACCTGAAAAATCCTTGGCTTACCAGTATAAGGCTCTGGCACTAATTCAGGAGATAAAAAATTCTGCTCGTATTTATGTGCACCGCATAGGTTTTGATCCGCCACCAATTAAAGATGACGTTCGATTGTCTGGAGATCTGGAAGAAGTTTCCAGTTTTAGAAAGAAAGAAAACCTGGAGGAACAAGATGCTAGTAATTCGATGCGACTGGCGATTGGCAGGTTGGAAGATCTTAAAAATAATCCGCAAACTATTTCGGAAGAGGATAAGAAGCTTTTTGAAAATGCCGGGGATGAACTTGCCGTTATTGCTATTAACCAGCCGGGCAATTATTTAGATATCCTCCAGCAACTAAAGTCTTTAACGGGAAACCTTGAGATTTCTGAGAAAACACTTACCACGGTTCAACACGGTTTACTTAAAGCAGTAGGAGAATTAAAACCCAGTCCAGCTAAGAACATCAAATTTTCAGGCCAATTAAATAATATGGTTTTGGAGGAACTGGCTAAAAATGATGAATAA
- a CDS encoding AAA family ATPase — MEKDLEVLEREVQSLTGKLKDLKREIAKVIIGQDETVEQLIISFLAGGHILLEGVPGLAKTLMIRTLSQAIDLKFRRIQFTPDLMPSDIIGTEILEEDHSTGKKFFKFNKGPIFANIILADEINRTPPKTQAALLEAMQEFEVTYSGQTYKLDRPFFLLATQNPIEQSGTFPLPEAQQDRFLSYIKIGYPSEKEETDILMQTTGLKSKKVIPVLNGEDILRLQELVREVPISEDLVKTVSKLVRSTRPETTNNDYVKEWVNWGAGPRAGQAMILTAKARALVHGRLAVTMEDLKHVALPVLRHRTILNFKAEAEGISSDDVTRHLLKSINAETNTSKR; from the coding sequence ATGGAAAAAGACCTGGAAGTTTTAGAACGGGAAGTGCAAAGCCTTACCGGGAAGCTAAAAGATTTAAAACGGGAAATTGCCAAAGTAATAATAGGGCAGGACGAAACGGTAGAACAATTAATAATATCATTTCTTGCGGGAGGTCATATCTTGTTAGAAGGAGTTCCCGGCTTGGCAAAAACATTGATGATCCGAACCCTTTCCCAGGCAATAGATCTAAAATTCAGAAGAATACAGTTTACGCCAGATCTAATGCCTTCAGATATTATTGGAACTGAAATTCTGGAAGAAGATCACAGCACCGGAAAGAAATTTTTTAAATTCAACAAAGGACCCATTTTCGCTAATATTATCCTGGCAGATGAAATTAACCGTACCCCACCAAAAACACAGGCGGCTTTACTGGAAGCAATGCAGGAATTTGAAGTAACCTATTCCGGCCAAACCTATAAACTGGACAGACCTTTCTTTTTGCTTGCTACACAGAATCCAATAGAACAGTCTGGAACTTTCCCTTTGCCGGAAGCGCAACAAGATCGTTTCTTATCCTATATTAAAATTGGTTATCCTTCTGAAAAAGAGGAAACTGATATTTTAATGCAGACTACAGGACTCAAGTCCAAAAAAGTTATACCTGTGCTTAACGGTGAGGATATTCTCAGGTTACAGGAACTTGTTCGGGAAGTGCCTATTAGTGAAGATCTGGTGAAAACAGTTAGTAAACTGGTACGCTCTACCAGGCCGGAAACTACCAATAACGATTATGTGAAAGAATGGGTAAACTGGGGTGCTGGTCCTCGTGCGGGACAGGCCATGATTTTAACGGCAAAAGCTCGCGCATTAGTTCACGGCAGGCTTGCGGTAACCATGGAAGATTTAAAGCATGTTGCTTTACCGGTTTTGCGACACCGAACCATCCTCAACTTTAAAGCGGAAGCAGAAGGCATTAGTTCAGACGATGTAACCCGTCATCTTCTAAAATCAATTAATGCAGAAACAAATACATCGAAGAGGTGA